One window of the Rosa rugosa chromosome 3, drRosRugo1.1, whole genome shotgun sequence genome contains the following:
- the LOC133741457 gene encoding large ribosomal subunit protein P1-like, producing the protein MSISEISCTYAALILHDDAIPITAEKIATLVKAANVSVESYWPGLFAKLAEKRDIDDLILNVGAGGGGGAVVVAVTAPGAGAAAPAAATPLVEEKEEPKEESDDDMGFSLFD; encoded by the coding sequence ATGTCGATTTCAGAGATTTCTTGCACTTACGCCGCTTTGATCCTCCACGACGATGCCATTCCCATCACTGCTGAGAAGATTGCCACTTTGGTCAAAGCTGCCAATGTTTCTGTGGAGTCATACTGGCCTGGTTTGTTTGCCAAGCTTGCCGAGAAGAGAGACATCGATGACCTCATCTTGAATGTTGGTGCTGGAGGCGGTGGCGGTGCTGTTGTCGTTGCCGTTACTGCCCCAGGTGCAGGCGCCGCCGCCCCTGCTGCAGCTACTCCTCTAGTGGAAGAGAAGGAGGAGCCAAAGGAAGAGAGTGATGATGATATGGGATTCAGCTTGTTCGACTAG